In Vigna unguiculata cultivar IT97K-499-35 chromosome 3, ASM411807v1, whole genome shotgun sequence, a single genomic region encodes these proteins:
- the LOC114175747 gene encoding uncharacterized protein LOC114175747 isoform X2, with protein sequence MGKEQSFRNKAAYFVSDLATVLLNPISDNKSPSLPLSVEEGEEDDDGSKVGSDDEIIDGPDTSSFTAFLYSLLSSSDSGDNIGEADEKNGDGVSEDDSSLPESATKESFDVRRSLFSRGTHSLGRGIHQASKMGGFRSRDSKYTDEGRRSGGRGVEMKRIVKEPEPEAVAEAVADHNPPEVSEPSMLVSDGLRDAVYASLPALIHGRKWLLLYSTSKHGISLSTLYRRSMLWSGVSLLVVGDRKGAVFGGVVEAPLRPSKKKKYQGTNNSFVFTDTSGCPVIYRPTGVNRYFTLCSTEFLAIGGGGHFALYLEGDLLLFLTYLLKIERIKFGFRHLRESMPSTFSRVWSEGSRVVGICISFKV encoded by the exons TCCCTTTATCC GTAGAAGAaggggaagaagatgatgatgggTCAAAGGTTGGTAGTGATGATGAAATAATTGATGGGCCTGATACTTCGTCATTCACTGCATTTCTATATTCTCTGTTGTCTTCTTCGGATTCCGGAGATAACATTGGTGAAGCTGATGAGAAGAATGGTGATGGGGTGTCAGAAGACGACTCTTCATTACCAGAATCTGCCACGAAGGAAAGTTTTGATGTGAGGAGAAGTTTGTTTTCCAGGGGCACGCATTCACTTGGTCGGGGCATTCACCAAGCTTCCAAAATGGGTGGATTTCGCAGCAGGGATAGTAAATACACCGACGAAGGGCGCCGCAGCGGCGGCCGCGGCGTTGAGATGAAGCGCATTGTGAAAGAGCCTGAGCCTGAGGCTGTGGCTGAAGCTGTGGCTGATCACAATCCGCCTGAAGTTTCTGAGCCTTCAATGCTCGTCTCCGATGGTTTAAGGGATGCTGTGTATGCTTCACTTCCGGCGCTTATTCACGGTCGGAAATGGCTGCTGCTGTACAG CACTTCGAAGCATGGTATATCACTTTCAACTCTCTATCGGAGAAGCATGCTTTGGTCTGGAGTGAGTTTGCTG GTTGTTGGAGACCGTAAAGGAGCAGTGTTTGGTGGTGTGGTTGAAGCTCCTCTTAGACcatccaaaaagaaaaaataccaG GGAACAAACAATTCATTTGTTTTCACAGACACCTCTGGTTGTCCTGTTATATATCGGCCAACag GAGTAAACCGCTACTTCACACTTTGCTCCACTGAGTTTCTAGCAATTGGTGGAGGAGGTCATTTTGCGCTTTATTTGGAGGGTGATCT GTTACTATTTTTGACATATCTGCTCAAGATTGAACGGATCAAGTTCGGTTTCAGACACTTACGGGAATCCATGCCTAGCACATTCTCAAGAGTTTGGAGTGAAGGAAGTAGAG TTGTGGGGATTTGTATCTCCTTCAAAGTATGA
- the LOC114175747 gene encoding TLD domain-containing protein 2-like isoform X1, with translation MGKEQSFRNKAAYFVSDLATVLLNPISDNKSPSLPLSVEEGEEDDDGSKVGSDDEIIDGPDTSSFTAFLYSLLSSSDSGDNIGEADEKNGDGVSEDDSSLPESATKESFDVRRSLFSRGTHSLGRGIHQASKMGGFRSRDSKYTDEGRRSGGRGVEMKRIVKEPEPEAVAEAVADHNPPEVSEPSMLVSDGLRDAVYASLPALIHGRKWLLLYSTSKHGISLSTLYRRSMLWSGVSLLVVGDRKGAVFGGVVEAPLRPSKKKKYQGTNNSFVFTDTSGCPVIYRPTGVNRYFTLCSTEFLAIGGGGHFALYLEGDLLNGSSSVSDTYGNPCLAHSQEFGVKEVELWGFVSPSKYEEMMELIRTETPGICRS, from the exons TCCCTTTATCC GTAGAAGAaggggaagaagatgatgatgggTCAAAGGTTGGTAGTGATGATGAAATAATTGATGGGCCTGATACTTCGTCATTCACTGCATTTCTATATTCTCTGTTGTCTTCTTCGGATTCCGGAGATAACATTGGTGAAGCTGATGAGAAGAATGGTGATGGGGTGTCAGAAGACGACTCTTCATTACCAGAATCTGCCACGAAGGAAAGTTTTGATGTGAGGAGAAGTTTGTTTTCCAGGGGCACGCATTCACTTGGTCGGGGCATTCACCAAGCTTCCAAAATGGGTGGATTTCGCAGCAGGGATAGTAAATACACCGACGAAGGGCGCCGCAGCGGCGGCCGCGGCGTTGAGATGAAGCGCATTGTGAAAGAGCCTGAGCCTGAGGCTGTGGCTGAAGCTGTGGCTGATCACAATCCGCCTGAAGTTTCTGAGCCTTCAATGCTCGTCTCCGATGGTTTAAGGGATGCTGTGTATGCTTCACTTCCGGCGCTTATTCACGGTCGGAAATGGCTGCTGCTGTACAG CACTTCGAAGCATGGTATATCACTTTCAACTCTCTATCGGAGAAGCATGCTTTGGTCTGGAGTGAGTTTGCTG GTTGTTGGAGACCGTAAAGGAGCAGTGTTTGGTGGTGTGGTTGAAGCTCCTCTTAGACcatccaaaaagaaaaaataccaG GGAACAAACAATTCATTTGTTTTCACAGACACCTCTGGTTGTCCTGTTATATATCGGCCAACag GAGTAAACCGCTACTTCACACTTTGCTCCACTGAGTTTCTAGCAATTGGTGGAGGAGGTCATTTTGCGCTTTATTTGGAGGGTGATCT ATTGAACGGATCAAGTTCGGTTTCAGACACTTACGGGAATCCATGCCTAGCACATTCTCAAGAGTTTGGAGTGAAGGAAGTAGAG TTGTGGGGATTTGTATCTCCTTCAAAGTATGAGGAGATGATGGAATTAATCAGAACAGAGACACCGGGGATCTGTCGCAGCTAA
- the LOC114179254 gene encoding UDP-N-acetylglucosamine transporter ROCK1: protein MAPPPPPKSRGATQKTDNAARIQFFSLLLALQYGAQPLISKRFVRREVIVTSSVLVCELAKVLCALFIMAKDGTLRKVYKEWTLVGALTASGLPAAIYALQNSLLQISYKNLDSLTFSMLNQTKIFFTAFFTYLILRQKQSIEQIGALFLLIVAAVLLSVGEGSSKGSSSSDADQILFYGIIPVLVASVLSGLASSLCQWASQVKKHSSYLMTIEMSIVGSVCLLASTFKSPDGEAMRQHGFFYGWTPLTLIPVMFNAFGGILVGLVTSHAGGVRKGFVIVSALLITALLQFVFDGKPPSLYCLVALPIVVSSISIYQKYPYVVKKKES, encoded by the exons ATGGCGCCACCGCCACCACCCAAGTCAAGAGGGGCCACTCAGAAAACCGACAATGCTGCCAGGATTCAGTTCTTTTCCCTTCTACTCGCTCTGCAATATGGCGCTCAACCTTTGATCTCCAAACGCTTCGTCAG ACGTGAGGTTATTGTGACTTCATCTGTTTTGGTATGTGAGCTAGCAAAG GTTTTATGTGCATTGTTTATCATGGCAAAAGATGGTACTCTAAGGAAAGTGTATAAAGAATGGACTTTGGTTGGTGCACTGACTGCATCAGGTCTTCCTGCAGCTATATATGCATTGCAAAATAGTTTGCTGCAAATTTCTTACAAGAATCTTGATTCACTTACATTCTCAATGCTGAATcagacaaaaatatttttcactgcATTCTTTACATATCTCATATTGAG GCAAAAACAATCGATTGAACAAATTGGGGCCTTGTTTTTGCTAATTGTTGCGGCAGTTCTTTTAAGTGTTGGCGAAGGTTCTAGCAAAGGTTCCTCTAGTAGTGATGCTGATCAAATTTTATTCTATGGAATTATTCCTGTATTAGTTGCTTCAGTGCTCTCTGGACTGGCTTCTTCCTTGTGTCAGTGGGCCTCTCAG GTTAAGAAACACTCATCATACTTGATGACTATAGAAATGTCTATCGTTGGAAGTGTATGTTTACTAGCCAGTACTTTTAAATCTCCAGATGGGGAAGCTATGAGACAACATGGATTTTTCTATGGTTGGACTCCTCTTACTTTG ATTCCAGTAATGTTCAACGCCTTTGGTGGAATCCTTGTTGGTTTAGTTACAAGCCATGCGGGTGGTGTTCGAAAG GGCTTTGTCATTGTTTCGGCTTTACTCATTACAGCACTGCTACAGTTTGTTTTCGATGGAAAACCACCTTCACTGTATTGCCTTGTGGCTCTTCCAATAGTGGTCTCTAGCATTTCAATATACCAGAAATATCCCTATGTGGTTAAGAAGAAGGAGTCATAG
- the LOC114178556 gene encoding uncharacterized protein LOC114178556, with protein MAHIAILPMMPLIPTTSSKEIKEIAFKTAPSASKLEIKCFLESFYGFEVQKVRTLIMKGKKKRYGGSLVAKPDYKKAYVTLKNPLSFSQNPFPFSSTLQDNKNQKMLTTHR; from the coding sequence ATGGCGCACATCGCAATCCTTCCGATGATGCCACTCATTCCCACCACTTCTTCAAAAGAAATCAAAGAAATCGCATTTAAGACTGCACCTTCGGCTTCGAAGCTCGAAATCAAGTGCTTCCTAGAATCCTTCTATGGCTTCGAGGTCCAAAAGGTGCGAACTCTTATCATGAAGGGCAAGAAGAAGCGTTACGGGGGTTCCTTGGTCGCAAAACCCGATTACAAGAAGGCCTATGTCACCCTCAAGAACCCGCTTTCTTTCTCACAGAACCCTTTCCCCTTTTCTTCCACCCTCCAAGACAACAAGAATCAGAAGATGTTGACTACTCACCGCTAG
- the LOC114177458 gene encoding BTB/POZ domain-containing protein DOT3 isoform X2, whose protein sequence is MNSLQLQRDSNGSDKLSDKTIVIPNKLTAIADSFKGEHSWFIAPQIPTDFSIQVQETTYNVHKYPLISKCGYIGRLEIQPFISNSGNALKLENFPGGSETFETVLKFCYGLPVDFSPDNIAALRCASEFLEMTEELEDGNLISKAEAFLTFVVLSSWKDTITVLKSCENLSPWAENLQIVRRCCDSIAWKASKDDHTSEDAAPNQESWWLNDVATFRIDHFMRIISAIRAKGTRAEIIGKCIMQYAKKWLPGMDVEIEGLRGYGHEKYNLQFSIFSGKKKESSGHSKEQKTIIETLISIIPPQLDAVSCKFMLQMLKMAMMYSVSPALTTELEKRVSMVLEDAEVNDLLIPRYQNGDQGKTVIMTNSSEECTMLDIDVVQRIVEYFLMHEQQQVQQQQKTRKFNISRLLDNYLAEIARDPNLSITKFQVFAELLPENSRSYDDGLYRAIDTYLKTHPSLSEHDRKRLCKIMNCEKLSLDACLHAAQNERLPLRTVVQVLFSEQVKMRTAMQEKEPAQRGIQSEQEGNQTSASMDIKALKAELENVKSKMVDLQNDYFELQQEYEKLSNKPKNSSGWILHWRKIKNSLHTKPAGVEIGDRQDTPKSPNTVIRILNPRRRSSMS, encoded by the exons ATGAACTCCCTTCAACTACAACGAGACTCTAATGGAAGTGATAAGCTTTCTGACAAAACCATTGTCATTCCCAACAAACTCACGGCAATAGCTGATAGCTTCAAAGGAGAACATTCATG GTTCATTGCTCCTCAAATCCCAACAGACTTTTCAATTCAAGTACAGGAAACCACTTATAATGTTCACAAG TACCCCTTGATATCAAAGTGCGGTTACATAGGACGATTGGAGATTCAGcctttcatctcaaattctggCAATGCTCTGAAGCTTGAAAACTTCCCAGGTGGGTCTGAAACATTTGAAACAGTTCTAAAGTTCTGTTATGGCCTCCCAGTAGACTTCAGCCCAGATAACATAGCTGCACTAAGATGTGCATCAGAGTTCCTAGAGATGACAGAAGAACTAGAAGATGGAAATCTAATTTCTAAGGCTGAAGCTTTCCTCACTTTTGTTGTGCTTTCTTCATGGAAAGACACTATCACTGTTCTGAAATCTTGTGAAAACCTATCTCCTTGGGCCGAAAATCTCCAAATTGTAAGAAGATGCTGCGACTCCATTGCGTGGAAGGCTTCTAAAGATGATCACACAAGTGAGGATGCAGCGCCAAATCAAGAAAGTTGGTGGTTAAATGATGTGGCCACCTTCCGCATTGACCATTTTATGAGGATCATCTCTGCAATACGGGCAAAAGGAACCAGAGCAGAGATAATCGGTAAGTGTATTATGCAATATGCCAAGAAATGGCTGCCAGGAATGGATGTGGAGATAGAAGGGCTAAGAGGATATGGACATGAAAAGTATAACCTACAGTTCAGTATTTTTAGTGGGAAGAAGAAAGAGAGCAGTGGACACAGCAAGGAGCAAAAGACAATTATTGAAACCCTGATAAGCATTATTCCTCCTCAGCTAGATGCTGTCTCATGTAAGTTCATGTTGCAGATGTTAAAGATGGCCATGATGTATTCTGTATCACCAGCTCTCACAACAGAACTTGAAAAGAGAGTGAGTATGGTGTTGGAAGACGCTGAGGTGAATGATCTTTTGATTCCAAGATATCAAAATGGAGATCAAGGAAAAACAGTCAT CATGACTAATTCATCTGAAGAATGCACCATGCTAGACATAGATGTGGTTCAACGAATTGTTGAATACTTCTTGATGCATGAACAACAGCAGGTGCAACAGCAACAGAAGACGAGGAAATTCAATATTAGTAGGCTCTTGGACAATTACCTGGCTGAGATTGCAAGGGATCCAAATCTTTCAATTACTAAATTCCAAGTTTTCGCTGAATTGCTACCTGAAAATTCTCGATCATATGATGACGGTCTGTATAGAGCCATTGACACCTACCTCAAG ACCCATCCTTCACTAAGCGAGCATGATCGTAAAAGACTATGCAAAATCATGAACTGTGAAAAACTCTCACTTGATGCATGCCTTCATGCCGCACAAAATGAGAGATTGCCCCTAAGAACAGTTGTGCAG GTTCTGTTTTCAGAGCAAGTAAAAATGAGGACAGCAATGCAAGAGAAGGAGCCAGCGCAAAGAGGAATCCAATCTGAACAAGAAGGAAACCAGACATCTGCATCTATGGACATTAAGGCACTCAAAGCAGAACTTGAGAATGTAAAGTCCAAAATGGTAGATCTGCAGAATGACTATTTTGAATTGCAACAGGAGTATGAAAAGTTAAGCAACAAGCCAAAGAATTCATCAGGCTGGATTTTACATTGGCGGAAGATTAAAAACTCCTTACATACAAAACCAGCAGGAGTTGAAATTGGAGACAGACAGGACACACCCAAGTCACCAAACACGGTTATACGTATACTAAACCCTAGAAGAAGGAGCTCCATGTCTTGA
- the LOC114177458 gene encoding BTB/POZ domain-containing protein DOT3 isoform X1, producing MNSLQLQRDSNGSDKLSDKTIVIPNKLTAIADSFKGEHSWFIAPQIPTDFSIQVQETTYNVHKYPLISKCGYIGRLEIQPFISNSGNALKLENFPGGSETFETVLKFCYGLPVDFSPDNIAALRCASEFLEMTEELEDGNLISKAEAFLTFVVLSSWKDTITVLKSCENLSPWAENLQIVRRCCDSIAWKASKDDHTSEDAAPNQESWWLNDVATFRIDHFMRIISAIRAKGTRAEIIGKCIMQYAKKWLPGMDVEIEGLRGYGHEKYNLQFSIFSGKKKESSGHSKEQKTIIETLISIIPPQLDAVSCKFMLQMLKMAMMYSVSPALTTELEKRVSMVLEDAEVNDLLIPRYQNGDQGKTVISMTNSSEECTMLDIDVVQRIVEYFLMHEQQQVQQQQKTRKFNISRLLDNYLAEIARDPNLSITKFQVFAELLPENSRSYDDGLYRAIDTYLKTHPSLSEHDRKRLCKIMNCEKLSLDACLHAAQNERLPLRTVVQVLFSEQVKMRTAMQEKEPAQRGIQSEQEGNQTSASMDIKALKAELENVKSKMVDLQNDYFELQQEYEKLSNKPKNSSGWILHWRKIKNSLHTKPAGVEIGDRQDTPKSPNTVIRILNPRRRSSMS from the exons ATGAACTCCCTTCAACTACAACGAGACTCTAATGGAAGTGATAAGCTTTCTGACAAAACCATTGTCATTCCCAACAAACTCACGGCAATAGCTGATAGCTTCAAAGGAGAACATTCATG GTTCATTGCTCCTCAAATCCCAACAGACTTTTCAATTCAAGTACAGGAAACCACTTATAATGTTCACAAG TACCCCTTGATATCAAAGTGCGGTTACATAGGACGATTGGAGATTCAGcctttcatctcaaattctggCAATGCTCTGAAGCTTGAAAACTTCCCAGGTGGGTCTGAAACATTTGAAACAGTTCTAAAGTTCTGTTATGGCCTCCCAGTAGACTTCAGCCCAGATAACATAGCTGCACTAAGATGTGCATCAGAGTTCCTAGAGATGACAGAAGAACTAGAAGATGGAAATCTAATTTCTAAGGCTGAAGCTTTCCTCACTTTTGTTGTGCTTTCTTCATGGAAAGACACTATCACTGTTCTGAAATCTTGTGAAAACCTATCTCCTTGGGCCGAAAATCTCCAAATTGTAAGAAGATGCTGCGACTCCATTGCGTGGAAGGCTTCTAAAGATGATCACACAAGTGAGGATGCAGCGCCAAATCAAGAAAGTTGGTGGTTAAATGATGTGGCCACCTTCCGCATTGACCATTTTATGAGGATCATCTCTGCAATACGGGCAAAAGGAACCAGAGCAGAGATAATCGGTAAGTGTATTATGCAATATGCCAAGAAATGGCTGCCAGGAATGGATGTGGAGATAGAAGGGCTAAGAGGATATGGACATGAAAAGTATAACCTACAGTTCAGTATTTTTAGTGGGAAGAAGAAAGAGAGCAGTGGACACAGCAAGGAGCAAAAGACAATTATTGAAACCCTGATAAGCATTATTCCTCCTCAGCTAGATGCTGTCTCATGTAAGTTCATGTTGCAGATGTTAAAGATGGCCATGATGTATTCTGTATCACCAGCTCTCACAACAGAACTTGAAAAGAGAGTGAGTATGGTGTTGGAAGACGCTGAGGTGAATGATCTTTTGATTCCAAGATATCAAAATGGAGATCAAGGAAAAACAGTCAT TAGCATGACTAATTCATCTGAAGAATGCACCATGCTAGACATAGATGTGGTTCAACGAATTGTTGAATACTTCTTGATGCATGAACAACAGCAGGTGCAACAGCAACAGAAGACGAGGAAATTCAATATTAGTAGGCTCTTGGACAATTACCTGGCTGAGATTGCAAGGGATCCAAATCTTTCAATTACTAAATTCCAAGTTTTCGCTGAATTGCTACCTGAAAATTCTCGATCATATGATGACGGTCTGTATAGAGCCATTGACACCTACCTCAAG ACCCATCCTTCACTAAGCGAGCATGATCGTAAAAGACTATGCAAAATCATGAACTGTGAAAAACTCTCACTTGATGCATGCCTTCATGCCGCACAAAATGAGAGATTGCCCCTAAGAACAGTTGTGCAG GTTCTGTTTTCAGAGCAAGTAAAAATGAGGACAGCAATGCAAGAGAAGGAGCCAGCGCAAAGAGGAATCCAATCTGAACAAGAAGGAAACCAGACATCTGCATCTATGGACATTAAGGCACTCAAAGCAGAACTTGAGAATGTAAAGTCCAAAATGGTAGATCTGCAGAATGACTATTTTGAATTGCAACAGGAGTATGAAAAGTTAAGCAACAAGCCAAAGAATTCATCAGGCTGGATTTTACATTGGCGGAAGATTAAAAACTCCTTACATACAAAACCAGCAGGAGTTGAAATTGGAGACAGACAGGACACACCCAAGTCACCAAACACGGTTATACGTATACTAAACCCTAGAAGAAGGAGCTCCATGTCTTGA
- the LOC114176363 gene encoding ras-related protein RABH1e, which produces MATVSPLAKYKLVFLGDQSVGKTSIITRFMYDKFDTTYQATIGIDFLSKTMYLEDRTVRLQLWDTAGQERFRSLIPSYIRDSSVAVIVYDVANRQSFLNTNKWVEEVRTERGSDVIIVLVGNKTDLVDKRQVSIEEGDAKSREFGIMFIETSAKAGFNIKPLFRKIAAALPGMETLSSTKQEDMVDVNLKPTVNSSQTEQQGGGCSC; this is translated from the exons ATGGCGACGGTGTCCCCTCTCGCCAAATACAAGCTCGTTTTCTTGGGCGATCAATCCGTCGGGAAAACCAGCATCATCACCCGCTTCATGTACGACAAATTCGACACCACCTACCAG GCAACCATTGGTATTGACTTTTTGTCAAAAACAATGTACCTGGAAGATAGAACTGTTCGCTTGCAGCTTTG GGATACTGCTGGGCAAGAAAGATTTAGAAGTCTCATTCCAAGCTACATAAGAGATTCTTCTGTTGCAGTTATAGTATATGATGTTGCTA ACAGGCAATCATTTCTGAACACTAACAAGTGGGTTGAGGAGGTCCGCACAGAACGTGGCAGCGATGTTATTATTGTCTTGGTTGGAAACAAAACTGATCTTGTTGATAAAAG GCAAGTTTCAATAGAAGAAGGAGATGCAAAGTCCCGTGAGTTTGGAATCATGTTCATAGAAACCAGTGCAAAAGCAGGCTTCAATATCAAG CCTTTGTTTCGTAAGATTGCTGCTGCCCTGCCAGGAATGGAAACTCTTTCTTCTACAAAGCAGGAAGACATGGTCGATGTAAATTTAAAGCCCACAGTGAATTCATCCCAGACAGAGCAGCAAGGAGGAGGTTGTTCCTGCTAG
- the LOC114175859 gene encoding probable mitochondrial adenine nucleotide transporter BTL3 produces the protein MLHLITPPESSDSFLPGGLFLHGHTLPSSFTSYLPPPPPSSSSDPIKVSCFCRKTCRRVEGGVGGVGGGAFFSLSLSLNGASGDQRYGKESGEILGHHHKKVEDVDDGLSEEKEKVEINGSGAVNMSKHLWAGAFAAMVSRTFVAPLERLKLEYIVRGEQKNLFELIQEIATSQGLRGFWKGNFVNILRTAPFKAINFYAYDTYKNKLTRMLGNEESTNLERFVAGAASGITATLLCLPMDTIRTVMVAPGGEALGGVIGAFRHMIRTEGFFSLYKGLVPSIISMAPSGAVYYGVYDILKSAYLHSPEGRKRIQRMKEEAQDLNALEQLELGPIRTLLYGAIAGCCSEAATYPFEVVRRQLQMQVRATRLNALATCVKIVEQGGVPALYAGLIPSLLQVLPSAAISYFVYEFMKVVLKVEST, from the exons ATGCTCCACTTAATCACACCGCCGGAATCCTCCGATTCGTTCCTCCCCGGTGGTCTGTTCCTCCACGGTCACACACTTCCCTCCTCCTTCACTTCCTaccttcctcctcctcctccttcttcttcttctgatCCTATAAAAGTATCATGTTTTTGTCGGAAAACATGTCGGAGGGTGGAAGGTGGCGTAGGTGGCGTAGGTGGCGGTGCGTTCTTCTCATTGAGTTTGTCCTTAAATGGAGCCAGTGGGGATCAGAGGTATGGAAAAGAATCGGGTGAAATTCTGGGGCACCATCATAAGAAGGTGGAAGATGTTGATGATGGTTTGagtgaagagaaagagaaggttGAGATCAATGGATCGGGTGCTGTCAACATGAGTAAACATCTATGGGCTGGTGCTTTTGCTGCCATGGTTTCGAG GACTTTTGTTGCACCTCTCGAGAGACTTAAGTTGGAGTACATAGTTCGTGGTGAACAGAAGAATCTTTTTGAGCTCATTCAGGAAATTGCGACTTCTCAAGGGTTGAGAGGCTTTTGGAAAGGGAATTTTGTGAATATTCTGCGGACAGCACCTTTTAAGGCTATAAATTTTTATGCCTATGATACTTACAAAAATAAGCTGACAAGGATGTTGGGGAATGAAGAATCTACTAACTTAGAGAGATTTGTTGCTGGTGCTGCTTCTGGGATAACAGCTACATTGCTCTGCTTGCCCATGGACACT ATCAGGACGGTAATGGTAGCACCTGGTGGTGAAGCCTTAGGTGGTGTTATTGGTGCCTTCCGCCACATGATAAGAACAGAGggctttttttctctttacaaGGGTTTAGTACCCTCCATTATCAGTATGGCACCTTCAGGTGCTGTCTACTATGGTGTTTATGATATCTTAAAGTCAGCATATCTGCATTCACCTGAGGGAAGGAAAAGAATCCAACGCATGAAAGAAGAGGCCCAAGACTTAAATGCACTGGAACAATTGGAATTGGGTCCTATCAGAACTTTATTATATGGTGCTATTGCTGGTTGCTGTTCTGAAGCTGCTACTTACCCCTTTGAAGTTGTAAGGAGACAGCTTCAAATGCAAGTACGGGCAACAAGGTTGAATGCACTGGCAACTTGTGTCAAGATTGTTGAGCAAGGAGGTGTTCCTGCCCTCTATGCAGGACTAATTCCTAGTTTATTGCAG GTGTTACCATCAGCTGCTATTAGTTATTTTGTTTACGAGTTCATGAAGGTAGTTCTCAAAGTAGAGTCAACATAG